AAATTCATTTACATTTTCCAGAGGGTGCTACGCCAAAAGACGGGCCCTCGGCTGGAGTCACTATTGCAACAGCAATAGCTTCCATACTATCTGAGAAAAAGATTTCTTTGGATCTTGCAATGACAGGAGAAGTTACTCTTAAGGGGGCCATTCTTCCTGTGGGAGGTATTAAGGAAAAAGTACTTGCAGCTTACAGGAGTGGCATAAGCAAAGTTATAATTCCTAAGGACAATAAGCGAGACTATGTTAAGCTTCCTGATGAGATTAGAAACAGCATGTGCGTTAAGTATGTGTCCCATTTGGAAGAAGTTTTTGATTATTTAAAAATTATCTAAAATTTGCTATAATTAGGCTCACTAAGGAGGGGTTGTATGAAAGACGGAGTCAGGAGACCTTCGGGGAGCAGAGCGTCGTTTAACGCACAGGGTCCTACTAAGAATCCAGGCAGGGCCGGATCTTCAACCTTCCCCAAAGCTAGCTTCGGGAAAGGTTTTACTAAAGGCAGAAAGAAGGGTAAGTAACACAAGCGAGTAAAACGCAAAGCCTCATGCCCTCTTAGAATAATACTCAACAACCATTTGCTCATTAGCGAGGGTAGGTATTTCGTCCCTCGCCGGAGGGCGTGTGACCTTCACTTGCAAAGCATCAGCGTTCACTTCTATCCAAGTTGGAAGATTTCGAAGGGTCGATGTCTTTTCTATATTAGATCTAATCAGTTTTTTCAGGCTATCCTTTTCCTTTACCCGTAACTCATCGCTCGTTCTTAAAGTAATAGACGGTATTGTAACCCTTCTTCCATTAAGTATGATCACCCCATGCGAAACTATTTGTCTAGCATGAGCTCTTGAAATAGCAAACCCGGCCCGATACACAACATTATCAATTCTTCTCTCAAGCAAAGCCAAAAGGTTGTGTCCCGTAACTCCGTGATGTCGCTTTGCCTCCCTAAAAATATTAGTCAGCTGTCTCTCGCTTACCCCATAAGTAAACTTAACCTTCTGTTTCTCTACCAACTGCTTCCCATACTCAGTGACCTTCCCCTTCCTAGATTTTCCATGCATTCCCGGTGGACTAGGCTTCCTCTTCAGTAGTTTATCGTACTTAGGCTGTTCAAATATATTAACACCAAATCGCCTAACCATCTTACCCTTGGCTATACTCTTCCTATTCATTCATTCTCCATGTATTAAAATTAACATAGCAGGGATAGGACTCGAACCTATGACCTTCGGGTTATGAGCCCGACGAGCTACCAACTGCTCTACCCTGCGTCTTACAGCTTAGCATATTAACACAACTTTATCTGAAGTGTCAATTCATTTTGTTTCATCATATTAAAATGTACATTTCATATATTTCCTTGTGTTGTTTTTTAATTATTTCTTTTGTTGTCTCTATTTGTTTTATCAAGCTTTTTAAATCACTCTCATGGTTTAAATCTAATTTTGCATAAAGATTTAAATGATTCCCCTCATGAGACAAATTGAGTTCTTTCAAGTTTATTTTGGTATTTTTCAATGTGTCTTTTATCTCTCTTTTTAAATCTATGTCTTGTTTTGAGAGAATTTTATTAGCGTTTTTTAGTATTACGTGAAGTCCTTCTTTAATGATTATAAAACTAATAAATATAGATATGATTTTGTCAAAACCTGTCCACACATAATTTGCAAGTAATAAACTTAATGTAGTACCTCCGTGGGAAAATATACAGTTTTTATCAGCTGATGAGAGTGCTAAGAGTAGGTAGTTATTATATCTTTTTCCAATCTGGAATTTTACTAAATATTCGACCATTTTTACTATGAAAAATATAAAGGGTACTAATGGTATCCAAATGCTTTTCTTAAAAGATTTATTTGAAAATATTTCAAGTATATTATTCTTATCCTCTTCGTGATGGTTGTGTGAATGGGAATGTTCGTGGTCATGGAAGTGATTGTGTTCGTGGTCGTGAAAGTGGTCGTGTCCATGCCCATGATCTTCAAGGTGGGTAGGATGGTAATGAATGTGGAATCCAGATTCGCCCCCAAGGCTAATTAATTTATTCAGGCCCGTTGAGTTTAAAAATATCGTAAACCCCGCTACTATTATGATTATCCCTATGATAAATGATATTAAATTTTCCATTTTTTTATATCCGTAAGGATAATAAATTGTCTCAGGCTTATTTGTAATTTTGAGACTGAAGTAGGTAATTGCTGATAACACAAAATCTGAGAGGACGTGAAAAGCGTCTGCTATAAGTGCAAAGGAATTGAAAAGTATTCCTACGGTAAGTTTAGAGGCGATGGAAACTACTTCTGCTAGTACTGAGACAAGTCCAATCCCCATTATGAACTTATCTTTTCTGATCTCAGGTGTTAAGTCCTTTTTATATACGTTATTGTTACTTATAAAACCTAAGCTTCTAAGATCTTCCTCTACTTCAGCAATTTCGCAGGAAATTTTTTGAAGTTTATTTTTTTTTCCATAATAAATTAAATTATTGAATACTATTTTTTCTATTCCCTCTGCTTTAAAGTTTGGATCGATATAAAAATCTTTAACTTCGATTTCTCTATCTTTTGTTTTTGCTTTAATGTACGAAACGGCTTTAGCATGATTTTCTATATAAGCTATGTAGAATTCAGCTTGTTTTAGGCTTTTAAGATTTAAATTCACATATTTGCTAATATTTTTGTTATTAATGACCTTAACCATACTTGCACCTTCCCTTGCTTTTATTGCATAATTTTACATGTGAGTATAGCAACATTTTTTTTTATGTTCAATGAATTTGTTAATATTTTAAATAATGGATTTATTAATGTTTCAAGTTTGGAGATTTATGTTACAAGCGCAGTTTTTTATTAAAAAATGTAAAAAAGCTATATCTACAGATGATATTTTAATCAACAATGTGAAGGTTGTTGAGGGTGTTTTTTATGATTTTTTTAAAATTTTTAATAAAAAATCTTTAGAGAGCGTATTTAGTTATTATTATGAAAATTTTGAGCCTGATGAGGGGATATATGCCTTTATTAACAAATTTTTACCAATGATTAGCTTTCTGTCTCTGGAGAGTGTAGGATACGAGTTTAATGATTACGAGAAAAAGCTCATATTAGAGGTGTTTGACTCTTCTGCTGAAACCCTAGATGCTAATAAGCTAAAAGAACTAGCTAGCGAGATTGTGTCCCTTGGTATACTAAATTGACCTTCCTAGACAGCCCTTAAGCTGTGTGCTACTCCTTAAGATAGATTCTTGACAGTTCTTCTTTGTCAAATGGAATCCTGAGTAAATCCCGGAGTACGTAAGTTTTCAGAGCAGTCTGATTAGAATTGAATGTGAGGGGATTTGTTATGAATATCTTAGTGTCCTCGTCGAAAAATTCTGACATTACCTGAAGGCATATTGCACATGGAATGGTTTCCGGAATTGTTGAGAGTAGCATGAAATCTATTTTTTGCGTTCCAACAGACGATACCATATTTACAATAGCGCTCCTTTCTGCACAGCAGGTAGCACCAAAGCTTGCATTTTCAACGTTTGAACCTTGAAAAAATAAATTGTCCCTAGTCTTGAGGCAAGCTCCCACTTTAAAGCTTGAGTAAGGCGAATATGAATTACTTCTCGCGACTTCAGCCATCTGAAACGCTTGTCTAATCTGATCTTTATCACTGCTATCCAAATAAAAACCTCATCCTCTATTCATGTTGCCTAATTATAACACTTACTTATGATTTTGAACAAAACTTTCAAATTTTTAATTGTATCAAAATTTTGTTAATATTTGTTTATGTTAGTTGCTATTGAATTTATTAAAAGATACGATAATTTTATTATCATTGGGCATAAGGACCCTGATTTTGATTGTATTGGTTCGTCCTTAGCTTTAGCTTCTTTTTTATCTAGAATAGGTAAGAAATCTATTATGCTTAATGAGGGGCCTTTTGTCAGGAGAGAAATAATTCCTCTTAAGGACAAGTTTTTATCTCAATGGCCCAATATTGACTCTTCAGATCATGCTGTAATCATTTTAGATTGCTCCATTTTTGACAGGATAGGAGATGAGTTTGTTTTTTATGTAAAGGATATGCCTATCCTTGTTATTGATCATCATGCTTCGGGTGATAAGTTAGATGTTCCCAGTTATATTGATCCCCTAGCACCCTCAACTACTTTTTTGATTGAGAAATTAATTAGGAAATTTGGATATGATGTTACAAGAGAAGAGGCTTGGTATATTCTGGTTGGATTTTGCACAGACACAGGGTTTTTCAGGTTTTTGTCAAACAGTGACCCTGAGCCTTTCGAAATGGTAGCCAGGCTTGTTTCTAAGGGGTTAAGTCTTAAGGATGTTTATAGTTACATTGAGGCCGTTAAGAGCTTATCTTCAATAGATATCCTGAGATCAATGTTAAACAACCTTAAATATTATTTTGATGGAAAAGTTTTAGTTACTGCTTTGCCTTTCGATGCAAAAAAAGACACTAATATTAGTGGAGTTAATGAGCTATTTTATGCATTGCTTAGTAATGTTGAAAATAATGAAATATTAGTTATCTTAAAAGAGACGGAAGATGGTTCTATTTTAGCTGGACTTCGGTCTAGGGAATATTTTGATGTTGGGGAGCTTGCTAAGTCTTTTGGAGGAGGAGGACATAAGCATGCCAGTGGGTTTAAGATCAAAATAAGCTCTTTAAACCTTTTAGAAAATCAGATTATCTCATATATAAGGGAAGGACTTAAGGATTAAGATTTGTTAAAGGAATTACTCCCTTTGGGTTAAATTCTTTCGTTAGAGTTAAGAACCCTGATTTAAAAGCTAGTGTTGTTGTGCCATAGACTACTACTATGTTCTCTATCCAGTCTAGATTTTTGATGTGTTGAGGTGTAAGAGATACAATAATGCTTATTTTGTCTTTGTATTCTTTTAAATTTTCTATGTAATTAAGGCTACCAGGAGTTGAAAGATTGAAAATAACTTGCTCGTGTTTTTCAATTAGTTTTTTAATTTCCTGAAGTTTATTGTAGTTAATACCGTTTAAGGGGTAGTAATCATAGTAATAACTGGAGCTGTTTTGAAATATTTTTCTTCCTTCTGAAACCATTTGGTAGTAGGGTGATACTAATAGTGTTTTCTTATGCCTTGAAACTTTTTTTTCTAGCCTAATTTTTGTTATTCCTCTTAATGTACTCTGCTCAAAAAACTTTTTAGCCTCATTTGTGGGTATTTCTTGTGTCTTTTTGTAGTTTGGATAAATGTTTACTTTATTTTTCCCCTCTTTTAAATATTTTAACTTGATTCTAAGTATTCTTTTATTGGATTTAATAATATTTCCTCTTATCTCATTATCTTCTTTCATAAGGGCCAAGAGTCTGTTGTAGGCGTTGCTTTGTAAATTTTCGTTTAATGATATTAATAAAATATCTGTTTCTGTTCTGATAATCCTTTCAATCGTATCATAGATACTTTCATTTTTATGTCTCACGGCGTTCATTAATAAATCATCTGTTACGATCAAATTATTATATTTTAATTTTTCCCTAAGAATTCCTTTTAAAATTTTAATTGATGATGAGGCGGGTATCTCTTCGCCGTTTGTAAGCATTGGGTAGGCCAGGTGTCCACTCATTATTACTGGAATATTTTCCTGTATTAATACTTTGTAAGGCAATAGTTCATTTTCGAGCATCTCTTCTAAATTTGAATTTATTATTGGCATTTTTGTATGAGAATCAACAACTGTATTTCCATGCCCCGGGAAATGTTTTGCTGTTGAGATCACTCCAGCTTGTTTTTGTCCTTTATAAAATGCCAGAGCAAATAAAGCAACTATTTGTGGATCATTTGAGTATGCTCTTGGCCCTATTATGAAGTTGTCTTCATGAGTGTAGACGTCAACTATGGGTGCAAAATTTAGATTGATTCCAAGGCGACTTAATTCATCTGCTATGTAATATCCCGTGAGGTAAGAATCATTTGGCGAGAGAGTAGCCGTGATACCAAGGTTTCCTATTGTTTTTGAGGTCTTTAGTTTTATGTGCTGTGCCCATCCACCCTCTTGGTCTGTAGCGATAAATAGGGGAATTTTAAATCTATTTCTTTGAGACATTACTTGTGCTTTATTTATGCTATCTATTAACATGGGCAGGCTTCCAGCATTCCATCCAAAGATTTTTATGCCGCCCAGATTTTTGTCTTTAATAAAGTTAAGAGTAAAGTTTGTTATCTGCTCTCCCGGATAACTTATCATAAACATTTGTCCTAGTAGTTCTTTGTCGCTCATTTGGTAGACTATTTTGTTTATTAATTTTTCCTTAGCTTCCGTGTGCCAAAAATCATATGAAAAGCAACTATTACTAATAAAAAAGAAACAAATACAAACAATTTTTTTCATATAAATCATACTAATATTTTATTTTTATTTTTGATGCTCAAGCGTAGCATGTTGCTTAATTGCTTTACTTAACATTCATGCTTTGTTGTTTTAATAACACTTAAATCAAAAAATAGGACCGTAATTCTGTCTACATATTTCCCCAATGCACATTGCCGTTAAATATATCAATCATAATTCTATTATATTTTTTTCAAATAAAAAATGCTTATTTTATTAGGGGCGTTAAGGTCGGTTAATACAAGTTTAATTTTACTTTTATGAATTTAAATCTTGTTATATTTATTGATACTGAAATTTTTGATAAGAGCGAGACATTCATGGTATATGCAATTGTTGTTGTATTGACAAAACATTTTTGAATTTATACACTTTAAGGGCCGTAAGCTGATGTAGCTCAGTTGGTTAGAGCACTCGGCTCATATCCGAGTTGTCGTGGGTTCAAGTCCCTCCATCAGCATCAATCAAGGAGTTTTTTGTTATGAGAGTAGCTGTTATGCTTGCAGATGGCTTTGAGGAGATTGAGGCTGTTGTTCCAGTTGATATTTTAAGACGAGGTGGCGTTGATGTTAAACTTATCAGTTTAAATGATGATAAGGCTGTCACGGGTTCTAGAGGAGTTTCCTTTTGGGCAGACGAGAAATTGTCAGATTGTGGTGCAGATGATTTTGATTTAGTCATACTTCCTGGGGGGATGCCGGGTGCTAGCAATCTTTTTGAGTCTAGAGAATTAGATAAGATTTTAAGGGATATGAAATTAGGGGGTAAGTTTATTGCAGCTATTTGTGCTGCCCCAGCTGTTGTGCTTTCTGCTAAGGGGCTTTTGGGAGCGAACAAATTTACATGCTATCCGGGATTCGAAAATGGAGTTATGGATGGTGAATTTGTGGACGAAAATGTTGTTATTAGCAATAACTTTATCACCTCTAAGGGGGTAGGTACGGTCTTTGAGTTCGCTTTTGCCTTACTTGAGCTTGTAAAGGGAGTGGGAGTAGTTGAGGATGTTAGACAGAAAGCCTTGCTGTAAATCAGAATATCTGTATTAAAACTAGAGTGGGTTTTCTTGTGAGCATAGTGTATGAGTATCCTCAAGAATAGAGAGTTCTTCGTTTGTTGGCAGTACAAGTATTTTTACTTTACTGCCTTCGCTTGAGATGTCAGATTCTATGTCTTTTCTGAAAGCTTGATTGTTTTTCTTAAGGTCTATTTCTATTCCTATTTTTTCAAAACCTTTCAATGCTAGTTCTCGTATTCCATAGTCTGTGGTGCCAACACCGGCTGTGAAGACGATTGCATCTAGGTTAAAATCTAGAATTGCAAGGTAAGAGCCAATGTATTTTTTTATTCTAAATGCCATCAGTTCAACAGCAAGTCTAGCATTATGATCACCATTTTCCACTTCTTTCCAAATATCTCTTAAGTCATTCGATTTACAAGACACCCCTAGCATACCACTTTCATTATTAAGAATCTCTTCTATCTCTTGTGTTGTCTTCTTAAGTAATCTACTCATTAAAGGAATAATTGAAGGATCAATGTCACCACATCTTGTACCCATAACGAGCCCTTCAAGTGGAGTAAGTCCCATGCTTGTATCATATGACAGGCCGCCTTTAACAGCATTAATGCTGGCTCCATTACCCAGATGCAGTATTATTAAGTTTAGATCTTCACGGTTTTTCTTAAGAATTGTAGCAACTCTTCCTGTTATGTATGAGTAAGATAATCCATGAAATCCATATTTTCTAATGTTGTGGTCTTTGTACCAAGAATACGGTGTAGCGTATAAAAATGCTCTCTCATTCATGCTTTGATGCCATGATGTATCAAAGCATAAAACCTGTTTTGCATCCGGCAGTATTTTAAGTGTTGCTTCTATGACTTTAATGGCGGCTGGATTATGAAGAGGAGCAAGGTGAGATATCTTCCCCAGCTCGGCTAGGACATCTTTATTAAGTAATACTGAGTTTTTAAAATTGGAGCCTCCATGGACAATTCGATGTCCTATTGCATAAATTTCATTTGGGCTGGCTAGTATTGCTAATTCTTCGTTTGTTAAAGTCTTGACCACCTTTCTTAATGCTTCTTCGTGTGATTTAATCCCAGCACCTTTCTTCTCTTCCACTCCGCATCTAGTTTTAATCTTAGTTATTGATTCTCTTTCTTTTATCTTTTCAACCACACCAGATACTAACACTTGCCTATTTGCGTACTCGTAGAGTGTAAATTTTAATGACGAACTTCCTGTATTAAGTACCAGTATTTTCATTCTCTAATCCCTGCTAATAAGTTAAGTTTTTCGTATATGTAGTTAATTTTGTCTGTCTCTCTAGTGTTGTTTAAGTTTAGGAAAATTGAGTTTTTATACTCTGGATTTATTTTTAATGTGGTAGGATTGCCTTTTATTATTTCCATTATTTTTTTAACAGGAATGAGTTCTGTATTTAAATATTCAATTTCCAGCAATTTGTTTCTCTCTTTAAGGCTTGAGATGTTGAGTTTTTTTGCAAGTATTTTCATTTCTGCTAGCGTAAGTAGGACGTTTAGTTCTTCAGGAATAGAGCCGAATCGGTCATAAATCTCAGCTCTTATTTTTCTATTTTCTTCTTCACTCTGAATGCCCGAGATTTTTTTGTAGATTAACATCTTGTCCTGCTCATTTTCTGTGTAACTATCGGGAATAAACCCATTGTAGTTAATCTCAACGGAGATCTCTCTTTCTTGAGAACCCCTTCCCATTCGATGTGCAATTGCCTTGTGTAGCATGCCTAAGTAGCAGTCTAGACCAATTGACTCAATTTCTCCATGTTGCTCTCTTCCAAGTAGATTCCCAACACCTCTTATTTCCATATCTTTCATTGCAATTTTAAAGCCAGCTCCAAGTTCGGAAAATTCAGATATTGAACGTAGTCTTTCAACAGCACTTTCATTTAAACTTAACCCTTCTTTATATAAAAGATAAGCAAAAGCTTTTTGTGAACTTCTTCCAACTCTTCCTCTTAGTTGGTATAGTTGTGAGAGTCCGAATCTATTAGCATTGTTAATTATTATTGTATTTGCGTTTTCAATGTCTATTCCATTTTCAATTATTGTTGTAGCTAGAAGTATTTGATATGACTTGTTTATAAAATCGTGCATAATGTTTTCAATTTGATCGCCTGTAAGTTTTGCATGAATGATTGCAATTCTCGCATAGGGAATTATTTTTTCCAAAATTACCTTTATTGAGTCTAGCTCCTCAATGTTATGATGTACGAAGAAGACTTGTCCATCGCGAGAAAGTTCATGTTCAATTGCATGTTTAATTAAGGCTTCATTAAATTCTTCTACGTAAGTTTCTATTTTAATTCTGTTTTTGGGTGGAATTTTCAAGACGGATATGTCCCTGAGTTTAATTAATGACATATGGAGAGATCTTGGAATGGGGGTCGCTGATAACGCAAGGCAATCCACGGATATCTTTATTTCTTTTAAGTTTTCTTTTTCTCTTACTCCAAATCTCTGTTCTTCATCAATTATGATGAGTCCTAAATCTTTATATATTAGGTTCTTGGATAATATTTTGTGTGTTCCAATTATTATGTCAATCTCTCCCATCGCTAAGTTCTTAATAATTTCCCTTTCTGTTGATTTTTTTATAAATCTGCTCATCATTTCAATTTTGATTGGGAAATTTTTGAATCTTCGTTTAAATGTGTTAAAGTGTTGTTCTGCTAGGATTGTTGTTGGAGCAAGTATTGCCACTTGTTTCTTGCCCATTACAGCTTTAAATGCAGCTCTCATTGCTACCTCTGTTTTGCCAAATCCAACATCCCCACACAAAAGTCTATCCATTACTTTAAAGCTCATCATATCTTCTTTTATTTCTTCTATTGCAGTCAATTGATCTGGAGTTTCATCATATGGGAATTCTGACTCAAATAATAATTGCCATTCGTTATCTTGAGGATATTTAAATCCCTTAATGCTTTCTCTTTCTGAATAAAGTGCAACAAGTTTATCTGCTATGTCTTCAATCCTTTTTTTTGCATAAGCTTTTTTCTTTTCCCATGTTTTTGAACTAATACTGTCCAGCTTTATGCTTGGGATATTGTTTCCAATATATTTTTGAATAAGATGTGTTTGCTCAATCGGAATAAACAATTTTTCATTATCGGCATATTCAATCTCAATGTAGTCTTTTTCAAGGAGGCTTGTTTTAATTCTCTTTACCTGTCTAAATATCCCAATGCCATGGTTTATATGTACAACATAACTATTTTTTTCAACCTCAACAAATGAATCAATGACCTTTGTTTTTGATGATTCAAAATCTTTATTTATTTTTTGTTTTCTGTTAAATATGTCAGACTCAAGAATAATAGCTATTTTTGCTTTGTTAATTATGAGTGAACTGGATATTTTTAGAACTTCAATTTTTATCTTCGGAAGATCCTTGAATAGGTATTTTAGTTTTTCCCTTTGTGATCCAGATTCTGCTGCGATTATTACTCTAAATCCGTTTTTTATCCAGTTAGTCATTTCATTTTTTGCAAGTATGATGTTTGAAAAAAAGCTAATATTAGTTTCAACTTGAAATTCTATGAATTCTTCTGTTTGAATATTTTCGGGTTTTGAAAAGAAAATATTAGTTTTTAATTTTAAATCTTTTAAGTTCATGAAAATTTTTTTTGGTGCAATTGTCTGGTTTCCCGTCTCTATTGCCTGACTGTAAAGCTTTTCATGTTCTTTGTAAATTTTTTTTGTCTCTTCTTGAAAGTTTGAGAGCTCGAAGTTGATAATGGGAGTATCTTTATCAATTTCCTGGGTTAAGTATGTATCTCCTATTAATGAATAAAAAAGTTCTTCTGATTTAGCACTGTGTCTTGACTTAATGTCTTTAAATAATGCTTTGTATTCATCTTCTTTTACTTGTTGTCCTAGCTTGTTTATGTTTGAGTCGTTCCATATGATTTCTTTCCTAGGTATGATTTCAAATTCAGAAATTTCATTTCCTTCTTTTAGTTGTGTAAAGGGGTTAAATGCTTTTATTTCTTCTATTTTGTTAAAATTTAGGGAAATTCTTACCGGTTCTGTTTTAACAAATGAATATATGTCTATCACTTCTCCCTTTATGGTAAATTCTCCGGGTAGTGTGACTCTTGTCGTTTGTTCATAGCCTAGCTTTATAAGGGTTTTTTCCAGTGCCTTTACGTTGATTGTCTTTTCTTTCTGAATTTTATAGATGTTTTTAAATAGATTTTCTTTACTAGGAATTTTACCAAGAAGAGATTTTATTACAACAAGATAGATGCCAGGGTTATTTTCATAAAAATTGATTAAAAATTTTACTCTTTCGCTAAAGACTTTACTTTTTGAACTAATTCCTTTGTATGCAAGGGAACTGAAGTAATTTAGTTCGTATACTTGATCTGTGATTTGCAATAAATCGGATTTGATTTTGTCTGATATATTTTCGTCTTTAACTACCAGAATAACACTTTTGTTCTTGCTGTATTCTTTTATTTTATTTATTAAAAAGGCTTTAAAAAAACCTTCATATCCTACTAATGTAAATGGTGCTCTTTGTTTGCAGAGTTGTTTTACTTTTTCTAACTCATAACCATCACTTAGTCTGGTAGTTAATTCTTTTTCTATATCCATCTTTTACCTTTTTGTTCCTGTAGTTTAGTATAATATTATATATTATAGTTATTATCGGTTTCTTTACGTATAATGTAAGGGGTTTTTGGGGAGTTTATGGAATTTAGAAAGTTATTTTTGTTTTTGTTCCTTGCTTATGTTCCTGTTGTTCTTTTTTCTAGAGATTACAAGGGTCTTGATTTTAAGATAAAGTTTTTTAATCAATCAATATATCGTATTAACAGTAATATTTCTGTTGAGGTTTCACTTGCTAACTTATCTGATGATTTAATTGCTCTTGAAATGGGAGACATTAATACTTTTGGATTCGATTTCGATGTTACAGATACTACTAACATGAGAGTTAAGAGACCTATTGAATACGTTAAGGATAGATCAAAGAATGTTGCGATTCCTGTTAGAACGCTGACTTTAAGACCTAATGAAAAATTTTCTGTAGTTATGAGCTTAAATCAATTTGTACAATTTGATAAGGATGGAGTTTATTTTATAAAGGGTGTGTTCTTCCCAGACATTTCGGACTTGCAAAAACGAATAGAATCTAATGTTGTTACATTATTTTTAAAGCCTAGGGTGGATGATGTGGAAGAGAAGGTAGATTTTTCCAATATCGCATCCAATCATGAGATACAAGGTGTTTTAAAAAGAGTAAATTTGTCTCCTGACAAGATTGTTGAATATTTGTTTGAGGCATTGCGTCTTGGCAAGAAGGAAAAGTTTTTCTTGTATATTGATATTGAGAGTTTTATTTTAAATGATCAAAATAAAGCATACATTTATGAGCAAGAATTGAAGTCGGGTTCCAGTAATATGTTAGAGGAGTATAAGGAATATTTATGGAGTGGTAATGGT
This is a stretch of genomic DNA from Borrelia sp. P9F1. It encodes these proteins:
- the cdd gene encoding cytidine deaminase; this encodes MDSSDKDQIRQAFQMAEVARSNSYSPYSSFKVGACLKTRDNLFFQGSNVENASFGATCCAERSAIVNMVSSVGTQKIDFMLLSTIPETIPCAICLQVMSEFFDEDTKIFITNPLTFNSNQTALKTYVLRDLLRIPFDKEELSRIYLKE
- the rpsD gene encoding 30S ribosomal protein S4, producing MNRKSIAKGKMVRRFGVNIFEQPKYDKLLKRKPSPPGMHGKSRKGKVTEYGKQLVEKQKVKFTYGVSERQLTNIFREAKRHHGVTGHNLLALLERRIDNVVYRAGFAISRAHARQIVSHGVIILNGRRVTIPSITLRTSDELRVKEKDSLKKLIRSNIEKTSTLRNLPTWIEVNADALQVKVTRPPARDEIPTLANEQMVVEYYSKRA
- a CDS encoding bifunctional oligoribonuclease/PAP phosphatase NrnA gives rise to the protein MLVAIEFIKRYDNFIIIGHKDPDFDCIGSSLALASFLSRIGKKSIMLNEGPFVRREIIPLKDKFLSQWPNIDSSDHAVIILDCSIFDRIGDEFVFYVKDMPILVIDHHASGDKLDVPSYIDPLAPSTTFLIEKLIRKFGYDVTREEAWYILVGFCTDTGFFRFLSNSDPEPFEMVARLVSKGLSLKDVYSYIEAVKSLSSIDILRSMLNNLKYYFDGKVLVTALPFDAKKDTNISGVNELFYALLSNVENNEILVILKETEDGSILAGLRSREYFDVGELAKSFGGGGHKHASGFKIKISSLNLLENQIISYIREGLKD
- a CDS encoding glycoside hydrolase family 3 protein codes for the protein MSDKELLGQMFMISYPGEQITNFTLNFIKDKNLGGIKIFGWNAGSLPMLIDSINKAQVMSQRNRFKIPLFIATDQEGGWAQHIKLKTSKTIGNLGITATLSPNDSYLTGYYIADELSRLGINLNFAPIVDVYTHEDNFIIGPRAYSNDPQIVALFALAFYKGQKQAGVISTAKHFPGHGNTVVDSHTKMPIINSNLEEMLENELLPYKVLIQENIPVIMSGHLAYPMLTNGEEIPASSSIKILKGILREKLKYNNLIVTDDLLMNAVRHKNESIYDTIERIIRTETDILLISLNENLQSNAYNRLLALMKEDNEIRGNIIKSNKRILRIKLKYLKEGKNKVNIYPNYKKTQEIPTNEAKKFFEQSTLRGITKIRLEKKVSRHKKTLLVSPYYQMVSEGRKIFQNSSSYYYDYYPLNGINYNKLQEIKKLIEKHEQVIFNLSTPGSLNYIENLKEYKDKISIIVSLTPQHIKNLDWIENIVVVYGTTTLAFKSGFLTLTKEFNPKGVIPLTNLNP
- a CDS encoding acetate kinase, coding for MKILVLNTGSSSLKFTLYEYANRQVLVSGVVEKIKERESITKIKTRCGVEEKKGAGIKSHEEALRKVVKTLTNEELAILASPNEIYAIGHRIVHGGSNFKNSVLLNKDVLAELGKISHLAPLHNPAAIKVIEATLKILPDAKQVLCFDTSWHQSMNERAFLYATPYSWYKDHNIRKYGFHGLSYSYITGRVATILKKNREDLNLIILHLGNGASINAVKGGLSYDTSMGLTPLEGLVMGTRCGDIDPSIIPLMSRLLKKTTQEIEEILNNESGMLGVSCKSNDLRDIWKEVENGDHNARLAVELMAFRIKKYIGSYLAILDFNLDAIVFTAGVGTTDYGIRELALKGFEKIGIEIDLKKNNQAFRKDIESDISSEGSKVKILVLPTNEELSILEDTHTLCSQENPL
- a CDS encoding cation transporter, coding for MVKVINNKNISKYVNLNLKSLKQAEFYIAYIENHAKAVSYIKAKTKDREIEVKDFYIDPNFKAEGIEKIVFNNLIYYGKKNKLQKISCEIAEVEEDLRSLGFISNNNVYKKDLTPEIRKDKFIMGIGLVSVLAEVVSIASKLTVGILFNSFALIADAFHVLSDFVLSAITYFSLKITNKPETIYYPYGYKKMENLISFIIGIIIIVAGFTIFLNSTGLNKLISLGGESGFHIHYHPTHLEDHGHGHDHFHDHEHNHFHDHEHSHSHNHHEEDKNNILEIFSNKSFKKSIWIPLVPFIFFIVKMVEYLVKFQIGKRYNNYLLLALSSADKNCIFSHGGTTLSLLLANYVWTGFDKIISIFISFIIIKEGLHVILKNANKILSKQDIDLKREIKDTLKNTKINLKELNLSHEGNHLNLYAKLDLNHESDLKSLIKQIETTKEIIKKQHKEIYEMYILI
- a CDS encoding DJ-1 family glyoxalase III; this translates as MRVAVMLADGFEEIEAVVPVDILRRGGVDVKLISLNDDKAVTGSRGVSFWADEKLSDCGADDFDLVILPGGMPGASNLFESRELDKILRDMKLGGKFIAAICAAPAVVLSAKGLLGANKFTCYPGFENGVMDGEFVDENVVISNNFITSKGVGTVFEFAFALLELVKGVGVVEDVRQKALL